From one Lolium rigidum isolate FL_2022 chromosome 4, APGP_CSIRO_Lrig_0.1, whole genome shotgun sequence genomic stretch:
- the LOC124647670 gene encoding uncharacterized protein LOC124647670 produces the protein MGSPARPENPGPDRVGLAHRAESSPTLPRLAIAIDHDEVVGMRGGGGAGDKPPANGMHGGAAHGASGGVKAKSSFIYGILLYVVLPVLFMYMVIVAISPIYNPRCSPEGAGAMVHFVVANPNASSSNSSTLSSPPPLVSADEAPTGLRHIVFGIGASSALWESRKEYIKLWWRPGRMRGFVWMDKPVDEFYSKSSRTGLPAIMVSSDTSKFPYTHGAGSRSALRISRIVSESYRLGLPGVRWFVMGDDDTVFLPENLVHVLSRYDHTQPYYIGSPSESHIQNLIFSYGMAFGGGGFAISRALAEELAKMQDGCLHRYPALYGSDDRIHACMSELGVPLTRHPGFHQCDLWGDVLGLLGAHPVAPLVTLHHLDFLEPVFPATPSRAGALRKLFDGPVRLDSAAVAQQSVCYDPEQQWTVSVSWGFAVMVVRGVLSPREMETPVRSFLNWYRRADYTAYSFNTRPVARQPCQKPHVYYMRESRMDRRRNETVTEYERHRVKQPPCRWRIADPAALLDHIVVHKKPDPDLWKRSPRRNCCKVLSSPKKGIDRSMTINVGMCREGEFAKV, from the exons atgggcagcccggcccggcccgaaaatcctggACCGgaccgggtcgggcttgcacatCGGGCTGAGTCGTCACCAACTCTCCCAAG GCTGGCCATTGCGATCGATCACGACGAGGTCGTTGGCATGAGGGGCGGAGGAGGGGCCGGAGACAAGCCTCCGGCCAACGGCATGCACGGCGGCGCGGCGCACGGTGCTTCCGGCGGTGTCAAGGCCAAGTCTTCCTTCATCTACGGCATCCTCCTCTACGTCGTCCTGCCCGTGCTATTCATGTACATGGTCATCGTGGCAATCTCGCCGATCTACAACCCGCGGTGCTCGCCGGAGGGCGCCGGCGCCATGGTGCATTTCGTGGTGGCCAACCCGAACGCCTCCTCGTCGAACAGCTCGACGctgtcctcgccgccgccgctcgtgtCGGCGGACGAGGCGCCCACGGGGCTGCGGCACATCGTGTTCGGCATCGGCGCGTCGTCGGCGCTGTGGGAGAGCCGGAAGGAGTACATCAAGCTGTGGTGGCGGCCGGGGCGGATGCGCGGGTTCGTGTGGATGGACAAACCCGTGGACGAGTTCTACTCCAAGAGCTCGCGCACAGGGCTCCCGGCGATCATGGTGAGCTCGGACACGTCCAAGTTCCCCTACACCCACGGCGCGGGAAGCCGGTCGGCGCTGCGGATCTCGCGAATCGTGTCCGAGAGCTACCGCCTGGGCCTCCCGGGCGTGCGGTGGTTCGTGATGGGGGACGACGACACGGTGTTCCTCCCGGAGAACCTGGTGCACGTGCTGTCCCGGTACGACCACACGCAGCCGTACTACATCGGGTCGCCGTCGGAGAGCCACATCCAGAACCTCATCTTCTCGTACGGCATGGcgttcggcggcggcgggttcgCCATCAGCCGCGCGCTAGCGGAGGAGCTGGCGAAGATGCAGGACGGGTGCCTGCACCGGTACCCGGCGCTGTACGGCAGCGACGACCGCATCCACGCGTGCATGTCGGAGCTGGGGGTGCCGCTGACGCGCCACCCGGGGTTCCACCAGTGCGACCTGTGGGGCGACGTGCTGGGGCTCCTGGGCGCGCACCCGGTGGCGCCGCTGGTGACTCTGCACCACCTGGACTTCCTGGAGCCGGTGTTCCCGGCGACGCCGTCGCGGGCAGGGGCGTTGCGGAAGCTGTTCGACGGGCCCGTGCGGCTGGActcggcggcggtggcgcagcAGTCGGTGTGCTACGACCCGGAGCAGCAGTGGACGGTGTCGGTGTCGTGGGGGTTCGCGGTGATGGTGGTGCGAGGTGTGCTGTCGCCGCGGGAGATGGAGACGCCGGTGCGGTCCTTCCTCAACTGGTACCGCCGCGCCGACTACACGGCCTACTCCTTCAACACGCGGCCCGTGGCGCGGCAGCCGTGCCAGAAGCCCCACGTGTACTACATGCGCGAGTCAAGGATGGACCGGCGCCGGAACGAGACGGTGACGGAGTACGAGCGCCACCGCGTGAAGCAGCCGCCGTGCCGGTGGCGCATCGCCGACCCCGCCGCGCTACTCGACCACATCGTCGTCCACAAGAAGCCCGACCCCGACCTCTGGAAAAGG TCTCCAAGGAGGAATTGCTGCAAGGTGTTGTCGTCGCCGAAGAAGGGGATTGACCGGTCGATGACCATCAACGTCGGCATGTGCAGGGAGGGCGAGTTCGCCAAGGTTTAA